A genomic window from Vitis riparia cultivar Riparia Gloire de Montpellier isolate 1030 chromosome 16, EGFV_Vit.rip_1.0, whole genome shotgun sequence includes:
- the LOC117932867 gene encoding putative disease resistance protein RGA3: MAESFLFSIADNVVGKIGSVTLQEIGLAWGVKTELQKLEATLTAIKSVLLDAEEKQWKDRQLRDWLGKLKHVCYDVEDVLDEFRYQALQRQVVSHGSLKTKVLGFFSSSNPLPFSFKMGHRIKEVRERLDGIAADRAQFNLQTCMERAPMVYRETTHSFVLASDVIGRDKDKEKVLELLMNSSDDDERISVIPIVGLGGLGKTTLAKLVYNDPWVVGHFKKRIWVCVSNDFDMKKVIIDIIKSIKTTVEGGSGLGLPNHNDLNMEQAQTLLRRTLGNENFFLVLDDMWNEDRQKWIELRTFLMNGAKGNKIVVTTRCHPVASIMGTVPAYILEGLPHVDCLSVFLKWAFNEGQEKQHPNLVKIGDDIVKKCNGVPLAARTLGSLLFSKFEQRDWLDVRDNDIWKLEQKEGDILPALRLSYEQLPSYLKCCFAYCSIFPKDRVLTNEQLVDMWSAQGLIESSKKKQELDDIGNKYIKEMLSRSFFQDFEDRHYYFTFKMHDLMHDLASFISQTECTVIDCVSQTVSRMVRHVSFSYDLDEKEILSVVGELNDIRTIYFPFVLETSRGEPFLKACISKFKCIKTLDLSGSNFDTLPNSISNLKHLRLLNLMWNKKIKKLPNSVCKLFHLQTLLLQGCEGFENLPKEFGNLISLRQLGITMKQRVLTGIGRLESLRILRIFKCENLEFLLQGTQSLTALRLLVIVCCRSLETLAPSMKQLPSLERLVIFDCERLNSLDGNGEDHVRGLRNLRVLLLGKLPKLEALPEWMRNLTSLDRLVIEECPQLSKRCKKTTGEDWHKISHVSKIYIDGIKTPEN; the protein is encoded by the coding sequence ATGGCTGAATCGTTTTTGTTTAGCATCGCAGACAACGTTGTGGGGAAGATCGGCTCTGTCACTCTCCAAGAAATTGGCCTAGCATGGGGCGTCAAGACTGAACTGCAAAAGCTGGAAGCCACCTTAACCGCTATCAAATCCGTCCTCCTGGATGCTGAGGAGAAGCAGTGGAAGGATCGACAGCTACGTGATTGGTTGGGAAAGCTCAAACATGTGTGCTATGATGTGGAAGATGTGCTCGATGAATTTCGGTACCAAGCTTTGCAGCGCCAAGTGGTGAGTCATGGCAGCCTTAAAACAAAGGTACTTGGcttcttttcatcttcaaatcCGCTTCCATTTAGCTTTAAAATGGGCCATAGAATCAAGGAGGTGAGGGAGAGGTTGGATGGCATTGCAGCAGATAGGGCTCAATTCAATCTACAGACTTGTATGGAGAGGGCTCCTATGGTGTACAGGGAGACCACCCACTCATTTGTGCTTGCTTCCGATGTTATCGGAAGAGATAAGgataaagaaaaagttttaGAGCTTTTGATGAATTCAAGTGATGATGATGAGCGTATTTCAGTCATTCCCATAGTTGGTCTTGGAGGTCTTGGAAAGACTACTCTTGCTAAACTAGTGTATAATGATCCGTGGGTAGTTGGGCATTTTAAGAAAAGAATATGGGTTTGTGTCTCCAATGACTTTGATATGAAAAAGGTGATTATAGATATtattaaatcaatcaaaactaCTGTGGAAGGGGGGAGTGGTCTTGGTTTGCCAAACCACAATGATTTGAATATGGAGCAAGCACAAACTCTTCTTCGTAGGACTttaggaaatgaaaatttttttcttgtcttgGATGATATGTGGAATGAGGACCGCCAAAAATGGATTGAACTCAGAACTTTTTTAATGAATGGTGCAAAGGGCAATAAAATTGTTGTAACAACGCGGTGTCATCCAGTGGCTTCGATCATGGGCACTGTTCCAGCATATATTTTAGAGGGTCTTCCCCATGTCGATTGTCTGTCTGTGTTTCTAAAATGGGCATTTAATGAAGGGCAAGAGAAACAACATCCAAACCTTGTAAAAATTGGGGACGACATTGTAAAGAAGTGTAATGGAGTTCCTTTGGCGGCAAGGACTTTGGGGAGCctacttttctcaaaatttgagcAAAGGGATTGGTTAGATGTGAGAGATAATGACATATGGAAATTAGAACAAAAGGAAGGTGATATTTTACCTGCTTTAAGGTTGAGTTATGAACAATTGCCCTCTTACTTAAAATGTTGCTTTGCATACTGCTCAATTTTTCCCAAGGATCGTGTGCTTACTAATGAACAATTGGTTGACATGTGGAGCGCACAAGGGCTTATTGAATCATCCAAAAAGAAGCAAGAGTTGGACGACATCggaaacaaatatattaaagaaatgtTATCGAGATCATTCTTTCAAGACTTTGAAGATcgtcattattattttacatttaaaatgcATGATCTGATGCATGATCTTGCATCATTCATATCACAAACTGAGTGCACTGTCATAGATTGTGTAAGCCAAACTGTCTCTAGAATGGTTCGCCATGTGTCATTTAGTTATGATTTGGATGAGAAAGAAATCTTAAGTGTTGTTGGTGAGCTAAACGACATTCGTACAATTTATTTCCCCTTTGTGTTGGAGACATCACGTGgtgaaccatttcttaaagctTGCATCTCAAAGTTCAAATGCATTAAGACGCTAGATTTATCGGGTTCGAACTTTGACACATTGCCAAATTCTATCAGTAATCTAAAGCATCTCAGACTTCTCAACCTCATGTGGAATAAGAAGATAAAGAAACTTCCAAATTCAGTATGCAAGTTGTTTCATCTGCAAACATTGTTGCTTCAAGGATGTGAGGGATTCGAGAATCTGCCCAAGGAGTTTGGGAACCTCATCAGTTTGAGGCAATTAGGGATCACCATGAAACAAAGGGTTTTGACAGGGATAGGACGCCTGGAATCTCTTCGTATTTTAAGGATTTTCAAATGTGAAAATCTAGAATTTCTGCTTCAAGGGACGCAAAGCCTCACTGCCCTTCGGTTATTGGTTATTGTCTGTTGTAGGAGTTTGGAGACTTTGGCACCTAGCATGAAACAACTACCCTCGTTAGAGCGTCTCGTGATTTTTGATTGCGAAAGGCTTAATTCACTGGATGGAAATGGGGAAGACCACGTTCGAGGGCTCAGGAATCTACGAGTTTTGTTGCTTGGAAAATTACCAAAGTTGGAGGCATTGCCAGAGTGGATGCGCAACCTCACATCCCTTGACAGACTTGTGATTGAAGAATGCCCTCAATTGTCTAAAAGATGCAAGAAAACGACAGGGGAGGATTGGCATAAAATCTCTCATGTCTCAAAGATATATATTGATGGCATCAAAACACCAGAAAATTAA